CCACTCCCTAGCCGTCGGAGTCTTGGCCAAACAGCTCGGGCTGGAGCCCATCGTCCACATCAGGCTGGTAGACCTAAACAAGACGGCCTTCAAATCCCTCCTAGGCGGGGCCCACATCTTAGATATTAGATACGTCGTGGTGCTACAAGGCGATCCCCCCGCCGAGGGCAAGCCAGTGGGAGAAATAACAACAGAGGAGGCCGTAGCCGCCGCGAAGAGTATGGGCTTCAAGACAGGAGCCCTTCTAAGCCTCAGGAGGGACTACGCAAAGAGGCTGGAGATAGGGGCTGACTTCTACCTAGCCCTACACTTCACAGAGCCAAAGCAACTACAAGGCCTCCCGCCGGTCGTGTACCCCTACATACTCGTCAAGACAGGCAGAAACGCTTCCATTTTAGAGAAGCTGGGACAGACGGCAGTCACGCCGGGGGAGGCCCTGGGGCTTATACACCAGCTACAAGAGGCGGCACCGGGTGTAGTTCTATCCGCGCCCGGGGACCACCACGCCCTTCTACAGCTCCTGGAAAAGCTGAGGAGCTAGCGGAGCCCGCAGTCGAAAAGCCTCTTGTCGCGGTAGCCGACTAGATACATCCCGTTTACCAAGACATTATCCCCATAGACAAAAAAGTGGCAGAGAGCCTTCGGAACGGTGACCACACGGCCGCGGGCGAAGACGAGGAACGTGTTGTAGGTCTCGCCGACAACCACCCCCCTAACCCGATAGGGACACTTGTAGGTGGCGACCTCCCTCCCCAGCAAATCCACGCAACGAGCAGGCACTACTTCCTCAACTCCCTCTCAATAGTCAAAATCCTCGCAATAGCCCGCCGAACCTGTCTAATCCTTCCAGGCTTCTCCACGAAGCCCCGGGCCCGTTGCGTCTCCAGCCTCACCAGCTCAGCCCTGAGCTGGTTGAGAAGCTCCCTCCGCTCCTCGGGCTTCATCTCCCTAAGCACGCTGGGCTTAAGCTTCTTCTCAGACGACATAGAGGCGCGGTTCGTGGAGGTTTAAAAGTTTTAAACCCGGGCTAGGCCTGTTGCTGAGCCGCCTCGGGTCTGATCGGCGGCTTAATTTTATACTCGTCGGAGTACTGGAGCGTGGCTGGCGCAATCCTAACCTCAATCCCGTAGATGCCGGGCTTGAGCAATATGTGGATCACCGCTCTCCTAACCCTGTTCCTCGCGTCGTAGCCGATTTTGTACAGCTTGCCGTAGGTCTGCTTCTCAAACCGCGCCCTCTCGGTGGAGAGCTTGCCGCTTACCACAATCTCGAAGCCCTTGGCCCCCGCCTCCATGAGCTGTCTAATAGCCACAAACATAACCCTCCTAAACCTCACGCCTTTAGCCATGGCGTTGGCAATGCGGTACGCCACGACCTTGGGGAACATCTCAGGCGCCTCGATCTTAGACACATCTATCACGTCAATCTGCGGATTCTCGACGCCGAGCTTCGTCGTAAGTATGTTACTAATCTCCTTGACGATAGCCCCCTTCCTCCCAATAATTCTAGAAGGCCTCTCCGCGTATATCACTATACGAGTCCCCAGCGGCGTCTTCAAAATCTCAGAATCGATATAGCCGTACCTGCTAAGCCTATACTCCAGAAACTCCTTAATCATCCACTTCTTCTTATTCTCCTCAAGAATCTTCTTGTAGACAGGCAACCTCCTCTGCTGGGCAGACATCGCACCCACACATCACGCCATATTTAAACTTTTTCGCCCACAGCACCTCTGGCAGGCCGGACAAGAGAAGAAAGGCAGATGCCACTCACAGGTGGCGCGCCAAACGCCACCGTGCGCCTTGAGCCGGCGTCCACCTACATGGGACGCACACGCAAAAAATTAAAACCTCAACGCAATACAACAAGCGGTGATGGAAATTCCTTTAGGGAGACAGGTGACCGATTCACCCCTTGCTGACCTTCTACAACCACCCGTGGTTCAGTAAATAACACTATTAAAAGCCGTAGAGTCGTGCTAACTGTAGTGTCGATTTTACTTTTTAACTAGGTTAAGCTTGTAGTGCTTAGGCACCACCTCTCTGGGCAACTCCGCGGCCACCAGCTCGATGTTCACCGTCTGCTCGTCGAAACGCGTGGCTCTGCCGAAGGCCCGCGGCATGATGTTGGGGATTCTAATCCCCTTGTGAGCCGCGGCGTGGACAATCACCACCCGCTCCACGTCTAGCCCCCTGAACTTGGCATTGTTCTCGAGATTTTCCAACAGCTTGAGGTAGTGCCTCGCCACCTTAACAGGCCACTTCGCCACCGGCCACCCCTCCCAGGGAGCCGCGTGGTGAGCCTGCTTCTTCTTAAAAGTCCTAATCGGCACCGGGCGCTTGAGCCTCACCACGTCCTCCAGCCAAGCCCTCGCCTGCCTCAGCGTCATGCCCTTTATAAACCTCGCCACCTCCACACTCTTCTTCCACGACATCCTCTGTTCCGGGGCATACGCCCTCGCTATCTGCTCCGCCGTAA
The sequence above is drawn from the Pyrobaculum ferrireducens genome and encodes:
- the rpmC gene encoding 50S ribosomal protein L29 yields the protein MSSEKKLKPSVLREMKPEERRELLNQLRAELVRLETQRARGFVEKPGRIRQVRRAIARILTIERELRK
- a CDS encoding 30S ribosomal protein S3 produces the protein MSAQQRRLPVYKKILEENKKKWMIKEFLEYRLSRYGYIDSEILKTPLGTRIVIYAERPSRIIGRKGAIVKEISNILTTKLGVENPQIDVIDVSKIEAPEMFPKVVAYRIANAMAKGVRFRRVMFVAIRQLMEAGAKGFEIVVSGKLSTERARFEKQTYGKLYKIGYDARNRVRRAVIHILLKPGIYGIEVRIAPATLQYSDEYKIKPPIRPEAAQQQA
- a CDS encoding ribonuclease P protein subunit, which produces MPARCVDLLGREVATYKCPYRVRGVVVGETYNTFLVFARGRVVTVPKALCHFFVYGDNVLVNGMYLVGYRDKRLFDCGLR
- a CDS encoding methylenetetrahydrofolate reductase produces the protein MEIIAEITPSLNKAKLVGRLEAVRRYVEKVDIPEAPGGKPTAHSLAVGVLAKQLGLEPIVHIRLVDLNKTAFKSLLGGAHILDIRYVVVLQGDPPAEGKPVGEITTEEAVAAAKSMGFKTGALLSLRRDYAKRLEIGADFYLALHFTEPKQLQGLPPVVYPYILVKTGRNASILEKLGQTAVTPGEALGLIHQLQEAAPGVVLSAPGDHHALLQLLEKLRS
- a CDS encoding 50S ribosomal protein L22; the protein is MGAVPRHQNFSLGDEEVVRLVFREYGVKITAEQIARAYAPEQRMSWKKSVEVARFIKGMTLRQARAWLEDVVRLKRPVPIRTFKKKQAHHAAPWEGWPVAKWPVKVARHYLKLLENLENNAKFRGLDVERVVIVHAAAHKGIRIPNIMPRAFGRATRFDEQTVNIELVAAELPREVVPKHYKLNLVKK